The following proteins are encoded in a genomic region of Hoeflea phototrophica DFL-43:
- a CDS encoding putative glycolipid-binding domain-containing protein, whose product MFEPLSLKTVRWRPVEGEGLEHLTLRQTANSIRAESVVVGSEAGETFGIHYQIDCDAGWHVRAFAIQSTSGDRLEMQSDGGGRWKLGDGTPQPQFDGCLDIDFTGTPFSNTLPIRRIDPAPADGNIRLRVLYVSFASLRPLADTQIYTCIDRGRKYRYQAEDRPFVAELPVDSDGFVTDYPDLFERIL is encoded by the coding sequence ATGTTTGAGCCCCTTTCCCTCAAAACGGTGCGCTGGCGTCCCGTCGAGGGAGAGGGGCTGGAACACCTCACTCTCCGCCAAACGGCCAACTCCATCCGCGCGGAAAGCGTAGTAGTCGGCAGCGAGGCCGGTGAAACCTTCGGCATCCACTACCAGATAGATTGCGATGCAGGCTGGCATGTCCGGGCCTTTGCGATCCAATCGACCTCGGGCGATCGCCTTGAGATGCAATCCGATGGCGGGGGACGCTGGAAACTCGGGGATGGGACGCCGCAGCCGCAATTCGATGGCTGCCTCGACATCGATTTTACCGGCACACCATTCTCAAACACACTGCCGATACGCCGAATCGATCCGGCACCGGCTGATGGCAACATCCGGCTTCGGGTTCTCTATGTTTCATTCGCATCATTGAGACCGCTTGCCGACACTCAGATCTACACCTGTATCGACCGGGGCCGCAAATACCGCTACCAAGCAGAAGACCGGCCATTCGTCGCTGAACTGCCGGTCGATAGCGATGGGTTTGTGACCGACTATCCAGATCTGTTCGAACGAATTTTATGA
- a CDS encoding phosphoglycerate kinase, producing MTAFKTLDDLTDLPGKRVLLRVDLNVPVKDGKVTDTTRIERVAPTIMELSTKGARVILLAHFGRPKGEAVPSMSLAPIAGVVEDVLDHRVHFAADCIGEVSAKAVNAMVDGDVLLLENTRFHSGEEKNDPGFVIELAKNGDIFVNDAFSAAHRAHASTEGLAHHLPAYAGRTMQAELLALEKGLGNPARPVVAIVGGAKVSTKIDLLKNLVNQVDALVIGGGMANTFIAARGIDVGKSLCEHDLAATAKEIEAAAAASGCAIVLPVDGVVAREFKAEADNETVAIDAIPADAMMLDVGPKSIDAVNAWITKADTLVWNGPLGAFEIPPFDAATVSAAKHAAARTREGLLVSVAGGGDTVSALNHAGVTDEFTYVSTAGGAFLEWMEGKPLPGVDVLKA from the coding sequence ATGACCGCCTTCAAGACCCTCGACGACCTGACCGACCTGCCTGGCAAGCGCGTCCTCTTGCGTGTCGACCTCAATGTTCCGGTCAAGGATGGCAAGGTCACAGATACGACCCGGATCGAGCGGGTCGCACCGACAATCATGGAACTCTCGACCAAGGGCGCTCGGGTCATTCTTCTCGCCCATTTCGGCCGCCCCAAGGGTGAAGCAGTGCCGTCGATGTCATTGGCGCCAATCGCCGGCGTTGTCGAAGATGTGCTCGATCACCGGGTTCACTTCGCTGCCGATTGCATTGGTGAGGTTTCTGCAAAGGCCGTGAACGCAATGGTCGACGGAGATGTTCTGCTGCTCGAGAACACCCGTTTTCACAGCGGTGAAGAAAAGAACGATCCGGGCTTCGTGATCGAACTCGCAAAGAACGGCGACATCTTCGTCAATGATGCCTTTTCCGCCGCTCACCGCGCCCATGCATCAACCGAGGGCCTGGCGCACCACCTGCCGGCCTATGCCGGCCGCACCATGCAGGCCGAACTTCTGGCGCTTGAAAAAGGCCTCGGCAACCCTGCACGCCCGGTTGTCGCCATTGTCGGTGGCGCAAAGGTTTCAACCAAGATCGATCTGCTCAAGAACCTGGTCAACCAGGTCGACGCGCTGGTGATCGGCGGCGGCATGGCCAACACCTTCATCGCCGCCCGCGGAATCGATGTCGGCAAGTCGCTGTGCGAGCATGACCTGGCCGCAACCGCCAAGGAAATCGAAGCCGCCGCAGCGGCATCCGGCTGCGCCATCGTGCTGCCGGTGGACGGAGTCGTCGCGCGGGAATTCAAGGCAGAGGCCGACAATGAAACCGTTGCGATCGACGCCATACCCGCAGACGCCATGATGCTGGATGTGGGTCCGAAATCGATCGACGCGGTCAATGCCTGGATCACCAAGGCCGACACTCTGGTCTGGAACGGCCCCCTCGGCGCCTTCGAAATTCCGCCCTTCGATGCAGCCACGGTCTCCGCAGCCAAGCATGCAGCCGCCCGCACCCGGGAAGGCCTGCTCGTCTCGGTCGCCGGTGGTGGCGACACGGTCTCCGCGCTCAACCACGCAGGCGTGACAGACGAATTCACCTATGTCTCAACGGCCGGCGGCGCTTTTCTGGAATGGATGGAAGGCAAGCCGCTTCCCGGCGTCGATGTGCTCAAAGCCTGA
- a CDS encoding fructose bisphosphate aldolase: MMNATMAQQMANKDGFIAALDQSGGSTPKALKLYGVAEDAYSNDTEMFALIHAMRARIIKSPAFTGEKVIGAILFERTMDGDIDGTPTADYLWDKRGIVPFLKVDQGLMEEQSGVQLMKPMNGLDTLLKRAVSKNIFGTKMRSVINAADKAGIEAIVAQQFEVGSQILGHGLMPIIEPEVNIKIDDKAEAEELLLAAIQRHLETVANGQQVMLKLSLPTKANLYKPLVNDPRVMRVVALSGGYSRDEANELLSANPGVIASFSRALTEGLSHGQSDADFDATLAATIDSIFEASRAA; the protein is encoded by the coding sequence ATGATGAATGCGACCATGGCACAGCAGATGGCGAACAAGGACGGCTTCATCGCCGCACTTGACCAGTCGGGCGGCTCAACGCCCAAAGCACTCAAACTCTATGGCGTGGCGGAAGACGCCTATTCCAACGACACCGAAATGTTCGCGCTGATCCACGCCATGCGCGCCCGTATCATCAAGTCTCCGGCCTTCACAGGCGAGAAAGTGATCGGCGCAATCCTGTTCGAACGCACCATGGACGGCGATATCGATGGCACCCCCACAGCGGATTACCTCTGGGACAAGCGCGGCATAGTCCCGTTCCTGAAGGTCGACCAGGGCCTTATGGAGGAACAAAGCGGCGTGCAACTGATGAAGCCGATGAACGGCCTCGATACGCTTTTGAAGCGAGCGGTCTCCAAGAACATCTTTGGCACCAAGATGCGCTCGGTCATCAATGCCGCTGACAAGGCCGGGATCGAAGCGATCGTTGCCCAGCAGTTCGAAGTCGGCAGCCAGATCCTCGGCCACGGCCTGATGCCCATTATCGAGCCGGAAGTGAACATCAAGATTGATGACAAGGCCGAAGCGGAAGAACTGTTGTTGGCTGCAATTCAGCGGCATCTCGAAACTGTCGCGAACGGACAGCAGGTGATGCTCAAATTGTCGCTGCCCACGAAGGCCAATCTCTACAAGCCGCTGGTCAATGACCCGCGTGTCATGCGCGTCGTCGCACTTTCGGGCGGCTATTCCCGCGACGAGGCCAATGAGCTGCTGAGCGCCAATCCCGGCGTGATCGCCTCCTTCTCGCGCGCCTTGACCGAAGGTCTGTCGCACGGCCAATCGGATGCGGACTTCGATGCAACGCTTGCCGCCACCATCGACAGCATCTTCGAGGCCTCCCGCGCCGCCTGA
- a CDS encoding SGNH/GDSL hydrolase family protein has product MNTFSAGIVSWLLLPIAIHLGLRVRKKAQRLPPPSGKAKGQIGKGEAELRLLVIGDSSAAGVGADEIGDTLGPLLATRFNAATGKTVAWRNAGANSAVASQLRDYVVPNIEERDFTHVLIAVGTNDAKNFLTRSQFKKGFGGLLYAVHTRWPEAQIFWSPVIDMTSVPALPPTLGFILGLRVRIINAMGTQLCTERHAVATEPLPVENADGFAIDGFHANKLGYEHWADHVSKFMLGEAQAPSSSQKSE; this is encoded by the coding sequence ATGAACACTTTTTCCGCCGGCATCGTCAGTTGGCTTCTGCTTCCGATCGCCATCCATCTTGGCCTTCGTGTGCGCAAGAAGGCACAGCGCCTTCCACCGCCATCGGGCAAGGCAAAGGGCCAGATCGGCAAAGGCGAGGCTGAGCTTCGCTTGCTCGTCATCGGAGATTCTTCAGCCGCAGGTGTCGGCGCCGATGAAATCGGCGACACACTTGGCCCCCTGCTCGCAACCCGCTTCAACGCCGCCACCGGCAAGACCGTGGCATGGCGCAATGCGGGTGCAAATTCCGCGGTCGCTTCCCAGCTGCGCGATTATGTGGTGCCGAACATCGAAGAGCGCGACTTTACCCATGTGCTGATCGCTGTCGGCACCAACGATGCCAAGAATTTTCTTACACGTTCGCAGTTCAAAAAGGGCTTCGGCGGCCTGTTATATGCAGTTCACACGCGCTGGCCTGAGGCGCAGATTTTCTGGTCACCTGTGATCGACATGACAAGCGTTCCGGCATTGCCCCCGACTTTGGGGTTCATTCTCGGGCTCCGGGTCCGGATTATAAACGCCATGGGCACCCAGCTTTGCACAGAGCGCCACGCCGTCGCCACCGAGCCACTGCCGGTGGAAAATGCGGACGGTTTTGCCATTGACGGGTTTCATGCCAACAAGCTCGGCTATGAGCATTGGGCGGACCATGTTTCCAAATTCATGCTGGGCGAAGCACAAGCGCCATCATCATCGCAAAAATCAGAATAA
- a CDS encoding MFS transporter: MHRNLFPVLSLLLGTAFLLAGNGLHGLLLPMRGTEEGFSPTSLGLLGTAWATGFVLGCIFSQRLVRRIGHVRAFSAFSAMIAIIALLTGLLVDPVSWIILRVVTGFSLAAAFMIIESWLNERATNETRGLIFSLYMTVTYVAIVTGQMSIALGDVKQTTFFMIAGILYCLALLPTAVSTATSPAPLKEVRIDLKLIYRNSPVSFVAMLMIGIANGAFGTLAPVFGANVGLETITIATMMSVTIFSGALMQIPAGRMSDRMDRRYMLAGLAAIAGVSGLAIVIIKPEDVGILFGLIALYGAMSYTLYSIIVAHANDFAESDQFVTISSGLLLLYGIGTIIGPLISGLTMAYSPYLLFAVTAVSHLAVTAYAVFRSFVRAAVPDEEKETFASTPSARSATPESINLDPRATTSED; the protein is encoded by the coding sequence ATGCACCGCAATCTTTTTCCTGTCCTGTCGCTTTTGCTCGGGACGGCTTTTCTGCTGGCCGGGAACGGTCTTCATGGCCTGTTGCTGCCAATGCGCGGCACGGAGGAGGGATTCTCGCCCACCTCGCTGGGTCTGCTTGGCACCGCCTGGGCCACCGGCTTTGTGCTTGGTTGCATTTTCTCCCAGCGCCTGGTCCGGCGCATCGGCCATGTCCGCGCCTTCTCCGCCTTTTCCGCGATGATCGCCATCATCGCCCTTCTCACCGGCCTGCTGGTGGATCCGGTAAGCTGGATCATTCTGCGCGTGGTGACCGGGTTCTCTCTGGCAGCCGCCTTCATGATCATCGAAAGCTGGCTCAATGAGCGCGCCACCAACGAAACCCGCGGCCTGATCTTCTCACTCTACATGACGGTAACCTACGTCGCGATCGTCACCGGTCAGATGAGCATTGCACTGGGCGATGTGAAGCAAACCACATTCTTCATGATCGCCGGAATTCTCTACTGTCTGGCGCTGTTGCCGACTGCAGTATCGACCGCCACGAGCCCGGCACCACTCAAGGAGGTCCGGATTGATCTCAAGCTGATCTACCGGAATTCGCCGGTCTCCTTTGTTGCCATGCTGATGATCGGTATCGCCAATGGTGCATTCGGCACCCTGGCCCCGGTGTTTGGCGCCAATGTCGGTCTGGAGACCATCACCATCGCGACCATGATGTCGGTGACAATTTTCTCAGGCGCGTTGATGCAAATCCCCGCAGGACGGATGTCGGACCGGATGGACCGGCGCTATATGCTTGCGGGTCTGGCCGCAATTGCCGGCGTATCCGGGTTGGCTATCGTCATCATCAAGCCCGAAGACGTTGGAATCCTGTTCGGCCTGATCGCGCTGTATGGCGCAATGTCTTACACGCTCTATTCAATCATCGTGGCACATGCCAACGACTTCGCGGAAAGCGACCAATTCGTGACTATCTCAAGCGGCTTGCTGCTGCTCTACGGCATTGGCACGATCATCGGCCCGCTGATCAGCGGCCTCACCATGGCCTACAGCCCCTATCTGCTGTTTGCCGTCACCGCGGTTTCACATCTCGCCGTGACCGCCTATGCCGTATTCCGAAGCTTTGTCCGTGCAGCAGTCCCGGACGAAGAAAAGGAAACCTTTGCCTCGACCCCTTCCGCCCGTTCCGCAACGCCCGAATCGATCAATCTCGATCCGCGCGCAACCACATCCGAGGATTGA
- a CDS encoding NAD(P)H-quinone oxidoreductase, translating to MMRAIEIREPGGPEMLVPASRPTPTASDTQLLIKVAAAGVNRPDCLQRQGAYPPPPGASDIPGLEIAGEVVATGKAVSRFKTGEKVCALVPGGGYAEFCVVDETNALPAPNGLTMIEAAAIPETFFTVWHNVFQRGGLKAGESFLVHGGTSGIGTTAIQLAKAFGAKVFATAGSEAKCAAMLDLGADLAINYKESDFVEVLKEETGGKGVDLILDMVGGDYINRNYQAAAVEGRIVQIAFLNGRKAEVDFSLLMMKRLTHTGSTLRARDIAFKAKIASELRQHVWPLLNERKVLPVMDSIYPLEQAAAAHQRMEDGDHIGKIVLDAG from the coding sequence ATGATGCGTGCAATCGAAATACGAGAACCAGGCGGGCCCGAAATGCTCGTTCCGGCGAGCCGCCCGACGCCGACTGCAAGCGACACTCAGCTTCTGATCAAGGTGGCGGCTGCCGGAGTCAATCGTCCCGATTGCCTGCAACGGCAGGGTGCCTATCCGCCGCCCCCTGGTGCCTCCGACATTCCGGGTCTTGAGATCGCCGGCGAAGTGGTTGCGACCGGCAAGGCCGTGAGCCGCTTCAAAACCGGCGAAAAGGTCTGCGCGCTGGTGCCGGGCGGTGGCTATGCCGAGTTCTGTGTGGTGGATGAGACCAATGCGTTGCCCGCACCCAACGGGCTCACCATGATCGAGGCGGCAGCGATTCCCGAGACCTTCTTCACAGTCTGGCACAATGTCTTCCAGCGTGGCGGTCTGAAAGCCGGCGAAAGCTTTCTGGTTCATGGCGGGACGTCGGGTATCGGCACAACAGCCATCCAGCTTGCCAAGGCTTTCGGGGCGAAGGTTTTCGCAACCGCGGGCTCCGAGGCCAAATGCGCCGCCATGCTGGATCTGGGTGCGGATCTGGCGATCAACTACAAGGAAAGCGACTTTGTCGAAGTCCTCAAGGAGGAGACGGGCGGCAAGGGTGTTGACCTGATCCTCGATATGGTCGGTGGCGACTACATCAACCGCAACTACCAGGCTGCCGCCGTTGAAGGCCGGATCGTGCAGATCGCGTTTCTGAATGGCCGCAAGGCCGAGGTCGATTTCTCCTTGCTGATGATGAAACGCCTCACCCATACGGGGTCAACGCTGCGCGCGCGCGACATTGCCTTCAAGGCAAAGATCGCCAGCGAATTGCGGCAGCATGTCTGGCCGCTTCTCAATGAGCGCAAGGTGTTGCCGGTGATGGACTCGATCTATCCGCTGGAGCAGGCCGCGGCCGCGCATCAGCGCATGGAAGATGGCGATCACATCGGAAAGATCGTGCTCGACGCCGGGTGA
- a CDS encoding DUF1192 domain-containing protein, with product MFADDDMPKPKKLHEIGCDLTFLSAGDLDERITLLKNEIARLEADKAAKTSSRKAAENFFR from the coding sequence ATGTTTGCCGATGATGACATGCCCAAGCCCAAGAAACTCCATGAGATAGGCTGTGACCTGACCTTTCTGTCCGCCGGCGATCTGGATGAACGAATCACACTGCTCAAAAATGAAATTGCCCGCCTTGAAGCGGACAAGGCGGCCAAAACATCAAGCCGCAAGGCGGCCGAGAACTTTTTCCGATAG